The Ruania alba genome has a window encoding:
- a CDS encoding glycosyltransferase family 4 protein yields MPDHRIVQLTGSSDGGVGRHARELAAMLSADHRVILAGPRGVIAGLDPESRVHTTVVDVQDRPRMSDARAVARIRAIAKGADVVHAHGLRAGALAALALSTPTPERTALVVTLHNAAVGGQGVRSVAAGLLRVITARADVVLGVSGDLVADALAHGARRAERALVPAPGREPAQPLGEAERRALGLDPGQPIVLTVARLAPQKGLGLLADAAALLADRVPEARWLVAGGGPLMDDLAEQVLGEVLPVTLLGHRPDVPSLFAAADVVVSTSAWEGQPINLQEALAAGAAVVATDVGGTREVTGDAALLVPYADPDALTTAITRVLNEPTLAAELRQRSLSRAAELPTADDAAAQLLEIYATAARG; encoded by the coding sequence GTGCCTGACCATCGCATCGTGCAACTGACCGGATCCAGTGACGGCGGAGTCGGGCGGCACGCCCGGGAGCTGGCCGCGATGCTGTCAGCGGACCACCGGGTAATCCTGGCCGGGCCCCGAGGGGTCATCGCCGGCCTCGATCCGGAGTCGCGGGTGCACACCACGGTGGTCGACGTGCAGGACCGTCCGCGAATGAGCGATGCTCGAGCCGTGGCACGGATCCGGGCGATCGCCAAGGGAGCCGACGTGGTGCACGCGCACGGGTTGCGGGCCGGGGCCCTCGCCGCCCTCGCGCTGAGCACGCCCACCCCGGAGCGGACGGCGCTCGTGGTCACCCTGCACAACGCCGCCGTGGGAGGTCAGGGAGTGCGATCCGTGGCGGCCGGTCTGCTACGTGTGATCACCGCCCGGGCCGACGTGGTGCTCGGGGTGAGCGGCGACCTGGTGGCCGACGCGCTCGCCCATGGCGCCCGGCGTGCCGAGCGGGCACTGGTCCCGGCACCGGGACGTGAGCCGGCGCAGCCGCTCGGCGAGGCCGAACGGCGCGCTTTGGGCCTCGATCCGGGGCAGCCGATTGTGCTCACGGTGGCGCGGCTCGCGCCACAGAAGGGACTAGGCCTGCTCGCCGACGCCGCCGCGCTGCTCGCGGATCGGGTCCCCGAGGCGCGTTGGCTCGTGGCTGGGGGCGGGCCACTGATGGACGATCTGGCCGAGCAGGTGCTCGGCGAGGTGCTCCCGGTGACTCTGCTGGGACATCGCCCGGACGTGCCCTCCCTGTTCGCCGCGGCGGATGTCGTCGTCAGTACCAGCGCCTGGGAGGGCCAACCGATCAACCTGCAGGAGGCGCTCGCCGCCGGTGCCGCGGTGGTGGCGACCGATGTGGGTGGAACTCGCGAGGTGACCGGCGACGCGGCCCTGCTGGTGCCCTATGCCGACCCCGACGCGCTGACGACGGCCATCACGCGGGTGCTCAACGAACCCACGCTGGCTGCTGAGCTGCGGCAACGCTCGCTCTCCCGCGCGGCGGAACTACCCACTGCTGACGACGCGGCGGCGCAGCTCCTCGAGATCTACGCGACCGCGGCTCGCGGGTGA
- a CDS encoding CTP synthase, whose product MVITSNSGPQGNVPRHIFVTGGVASSLGKGLTASSLGHLLRGRGLRVTMQKLDPYLNVDPGTMNPFQHGEVFVTEDGAETDLDIGHYERFLDVNLDAGANVTTGVVYSHVIAKERRGEYLGDTVQVIPHITDEIKRRMRAQAHPATGDAPDVIITEVGGTVGDIESQPFLEAARQVRQDIGRDNVFFVHVSLVPYLGPSGELKTKPTQHSVAALRSIGIQPDAIVCRADRDIPEGVKAKIASMCDVDRDAVITCVDAPSIYDIPKVVHSEGLDAYVIRRLAIPFRDVDWDTWNVLLERVHHPADEVEIALVGKYIDLPDAYLSVTEALRAGGFHTNTRVRIRWVPSDDCQTPEGARKALGGVDGVLVPGGFGVRGIEGKLGALRWAREQQVPTLGICLGLQCMVIEYARTVLGLEGASSTEFDANTADPVVATMSEQLAFVDGEGDLGGTMRLGAYDAVLSPGSVVAETYGAERVSERHRHRYEVNNSYRDALAEAGLQISGRSPDSSLVEFVELDRDKHPYYVATQAHPEFKSRPTRAHPLFVGLVSAALDRQRETRLLEVEPTARG is encoded by the coding sequence GTGGTGATCACTTCGAACTCCGGGCCCCAGGGCAACGTCCCTCGACACATCTTCGTCACAGGTGGGGTCGCTTCCTCCCTCGGGAAAGGCCTGACGGCGTCCAGCCTCGGCCACCTGCTTCGTGGCCGCGGCCTCCGGGTGACCATGCAGAAGCTGGACCCGTATCTCAACGTCGATCCAGGCACGATGAACCCGTTCCAGCACGGGGAGGTCTTCGTCACTGAGGACGGTGCGGAGACCGACCTGGACATCGGTCACTACGAGCGCTTCCTCGACGTGAACCTGGATGCCGGTGCGAATGTGACCACTGGCGTCGTGTATTCGCACGTGATCGCCAAGGAACGGCGCGGGGAGTACCTGGGCGACACCGTGCAGGTCATCCCGCACATCACCGACGAGATCAAGCGACGGATGCGGGCCCAGGCGCACCCTGCCACCGGTGACGCGCCGGACGTGATCATCACCGAGGTCGGCGGCACCGTCGGTGACATCGAGTCCCAGCCATTCCTCGAGGCCGCGCGTCAGGTCCGTCAGGACATCGGCCGCGACAACGTCTTCTTCGTGCACGTCTCGCTGGTGCCCTACCTGGGCCCGAGCGGTGAGCTGAAGACCAAACCCACCCAGCACTCGGTGGCCGCACTGCGCAGCATCGGTATCCAGCCCGATGCGATCGTCTGCCGTGCGGACCGCGACATCCCCGAGGGAGTGAAGGCGAAGATCGCCTCGATGTGCGACGTGGACCGGGACGCCGTGATCACCTGCGTGGACGCCCCGAGCATCTACGACATCCCGAAGGTGGTCCACTCCGAGGGGCTGGACGCGTACGTGATCCGCCGCCTGGCGATCCCGTTCCGGGACGTGGACTGGGACACCTGGAATGTGCTGCTGGAGCGCGTGCACCACCCCGCGGACGAGGTGGAGATCGCCCTCGTCGGTAAGTACATCGACCTGCCGGACGCCTATCTCTCGGTCACCGAAGCGCTGCGCGCCGGCGGATTTCACACCAACACCCGCGTCCGGATCCGGTGGGTCCCCTCGGACGACTGCCAGACCCCGGAGGGGGCCCGCAAGGCGCTCGGCGGCGTGGACGGCGTGCTCGTCCCCGGCGGGTTCGGGGTGCGCGGCATCGAAGGCAAGCTCGGTGCGTTGCGGTGGGCCCGCGAGCAGCAGGTGCCCACCCTGGGAATCTGCCTCGGCCTGCAGTGCATGGTGATCGAGTACGCACGGACCGTACTCGGTCTGGAGGGTGCTTCCTCGACCGAGTTCGACGCGAACACGGCCGACCCGGTGGTGGCCACGATGTCCGAACAGCTGGCCTTCGTCGACGGCGAGGGGGATCTCGGCGGCACGATGCGCCTCGGCGCCTACGATGCTGTGCTGTCGCCCGGTTCCGTAGTGGCCGAGACCTACGGCGCCGAGCGGGTCAGCGAACGGCACCGGCACCGCTATGAGGTGAACAACTCCTACCGGGACGCGCTCGCCGAGGCTGGGTTGCAGATCAGCGGTCGTTCCCCGGACTCCTCGCTGGTGGAGTTCGTGGAGCTGGACCGCGACAAGCACCCGTACTACGTGGCCACCCAGGCACACCCGGAGTTCAAGTCCCGGCCCACGCGGGCGCACCCGCTGTTCGTCGGACTGGTGTCGGCGGCCCTGGACCGGCAGCGTGAGACCCGGCTGCTCGAGGTGGAGCCGACCGCGCGTGGCTGA